The proteins below come from a single Psychrobacter sp. FDAARGOS_221 genomic window:
- a CDS encoding chorismate--pyruvate lyase family protein encodes MPSHTNTALPVAGMYSRIEDLIAFDQASLESALLQHIVDWLTSNGSLTALLEQKAGRPLRVERTFEGYRRLTLAQKKQMGYQGASLNRPMMAWIREVYLYGNSTQPWIAAQSLFPLPSLQGNAKRLQHLRGTPIGYVLFKRQNRLPNVRYFQKTVASASGDKVENNQQSSTSWSRHTVYDWYRRPLLISETFLPEFFASFSNPNQLPESK; translated from the coding sequence ATGCCATCTCACACCAACACAGCTTTGCCGGTAGCAGGCATGTATAGCCGAATAGAGGACTTGATTGCATTCGATCAAGCGTCTTTAGAATCAGCATTGTTACAGCACATTGTTGACTGGTTAACCAGTAACGGCTCGTTAACGGCTTTGTTAGAACAAAAGGCAGGGCGGCCACTGCGAGTCGAGCGTACTTTTGAAGGCTATCGCCGTTTAACGTTGGCTCAAAAAAAGCAAATGGGTTATCAAGGCGCTAGTTTGAATCGTCCGATGATGGCATGGATTCGTGAGGTCTATTTGTACGGTAACAGCACGCAGCCTTGGATTGCTGCACAAAGCCTGTTTCCTTTACCCAGCTTGCAAGGCAATGCCAAACGCTTGCAGCATTTGCGAGGCACACCCATTGGTTATGTGTTATTTAAACGTCAAAATAGACTGCCCAATGTGCGTTATTTTCAAAAGACAGTTGCCAGTGCCTCAGGTGATAAGGTAGAGAACAATCAGCAATCAAGCACCAGCTGGAGTCGACATACGGTGTATGACTGGTATCGTCGTCCGTTGTTAATTAGTGAAACTTTTTTGCCCGAGTTTTTTGCCTCATTTTCTAATCCCAATCAGTTGCCAGAATCTAAATAA
- a CDS encoding GNAT family N-acetyltransferase, producing the protein MSYSYTLTQDLNWQSQADWQQPDTPFMSFAYWQALNDTGAIGQQSGWVPLYIVIYQDETQPPIAALPVFIKGHHQGEYVFDHAWADAYMRYGVDYYPRLVTSVPYTPVSGHRFWLAKGESLSPELWQVALTAVDAVAKQTGASSWHGLFINDEQQQVFNSLPNPLFEHQLLEREGCQFLWQNQKLTDLDPQGRPKPFSDFDDFLSTLTAKKRKNIRAERKKIAKQQLTCQIKTGEQISKQDWEVFYQCYAMTYAVRGRHPYLSPEFFEQIAQTMPEHLMLAQGLDESGEVIASSLFFYDDPSQPEATLYGRYWGSLEEYDSLHFELCYYQGIEFAIAKGLQYFDPGTQGEHKLIRGFVPQKTHSLHRIYDARFEPAIANFCEQDRQYMQQYRQQAHEALPFNIDNMPKFSG; encoded by the coding sequence ATGTCGTACTCTTATACGCTTACTCAAGATTTAAATTGGCAGTCCCAAGCCGATTGGCAACAGCCTGATACGCCTTTTATGTCGTTTGCTTACTGGCAGGCGCTGAACGATACGGGTGCTATTGGTCAGCAATCTGGTTGGGTGCCGTTATATATCGTGATTTATCAAGATGAAACACAGCCGCCCATTGCTGCATTGCCTGTGTTTATTAAAGGGCATCATCAGGGCGAATATGTGTTTGACCATGCGTGGGCAGATGCTTACATGCGTTACGGCGTCGACTATTATCCAAGACTGGTGACCAGTGTGCCTTATACGCCCGTCAGTGGGCATCGTTTTTGGTTGGCTAAAGGCGAATCGTTAAGCCCTGAGCTTTGGCAAGTGGCACTGACCGCGGTTGATGCTGTGGCCAAACAAACCGGCGCGTCTAGCTGGCATGGGCTATTTATCAATGATGAGCAACAGCAGGTTTTTAATAGCCTGCCAAATCCTTTATTTGAGCACCAACTGCTTGAGCGTGAAGGCTGTCAGTTTTTGTGGCAAAACCAAAAGTTGACTGATCTTGATCCACAAGGTCGCCCCAAACCATTTTCTGACTTTGATGATTTCTTAAGTACGCTCACTGCCAAAAAGCGCAAAAATATTAGAGCTGAACGCAAAAAAATCGCCAAGCAACAGCTAACTTGCCAAATCAAAACTGGTGAACAAATCAGCAAGCAAGATTGGGAAGTGTTTTATCAATGCTATGCCATGACCTATGCGGTGCGTGGTCGTCATCCGTATTTAAGTCCAGAGTTTTTTGAGCAAATTGCCCAAACTATGCCTGAACACTTAATGCTGGCGCAGGGGCTTGATGAAAGTGGTGAAGTGATTGCCAGTAGCTTGTTCTTTTATGATGATCCCAGTCAGCCAGAGGCGACACTTTATGGGCGCTATTGGGGCTCGTTGGAGGAATATGACAGCCTACACTTTGAGCTGTGCTATTATCAAGGCATTGAGTTTGCGATTGCTAAGGGCTTGCAATATTTTGACCCAGGTACGCAAGGTGAGCATAAGTTGATTCGAGGGTTTGTACCGCAAAAGACGCATTCGCTACATCGTATTTATGATGCGCGCTTTGAGCCGGCCATCGCCAATTTTTGTGAGCAAGATCGTCAGTATATGCAGCAGTATCGTCAGCAAGCACATGAGGCGCTGCCGTTTAACATTGATAATATGCCCAAATTTAGCGGTTAA